One region of Flavobacterium sp. GSB-24 genomic DNA includes:
- a CDS encoding oligosaccharide flippase family protein, translated as MTEEDNVDYKSTLKNTVAFGGLQFINILISIVKGKFLAVFLGPIGLGINNVLLNSLNMITTANDLGLDLSAVRSISENLDNENKVIRTVTIVRKLFLWTGILGALFTILFSSFLSFWTFGTYDYTWSFVFLSLYVLFTTITKSQQTILRGIRKIDYILKSGLIGSIAGLVISIPLFYFYGEKGIVPTLILTSFVIYITSLYFFKKVNLQNIKVKNSEVIAESKSMVKLGIMLMISIFIGMTVKYLISIGIGRIGNFKDVGLYTAATSISGQYIGFILAALGADYFPRLAAAHTNVNKLNKVVNDQAEVVLLLATPILIIMIITAPLMIRVILTKEFMPIVSFIRFIALGSFFQLFSYCLGYISFAKNDKRTYLFLEAGFGASLHLVATLVCYYIWGIDGFGYGFVIIYVIYTLVISVITFKLYQFRVFKETLKFFTVNFAFILSTFLLFLIWNNVISYLLGTVILFANIAYSYKQLNKKLNILEFVRSKLKKR; from the coding sequence ATGACTGAAGAAGATAATGTTGATTATAAAAGCACTTTAAAAAATACAGTTGCTTTTGGGGGCTTGCAGTTCATAAATATCTTGATTTCTATAGTAAAGGGAAAATTTTTAGCAGTTTTTTTAGGTCCCATAGGATTAGGTATCAATAATGTTTTGCTTAATAGTTTAAATATGATTACTACGGCAAATGATTTAGGATTGGATCTAAGCGCGGTAAGAAGTATTTCGGAAAATTTAGATAATGAGAATAAAGTAATTCGAACAGTTACAATTGTTCGAAAACTTTTTTTATGGACCGGAATTTTGGGTGCATTGTTTACGATCTTATTTTCTAGTTTTCTAAGTTTTTGGACTTTTGGCACTTATGATTATACATGGTCATTTGTTTTTTTATCGTTATATGTATTATTTACAACTATTACGAAAAGTCAACAAACTATATTACGAGGAATTAGAAAAATTGATTATATTTTAAAATCAGGTCTTATCGGATCTATTGCGGGATTAGTAATCTCTATTCCGTTATTTTATTTTTATGGTGAAAAAGGTATAGTGCCTACATTAATATTGACATCTTTTGTAATTTATATTACATCTTTGTATTTTTTTAAGAAAGTAAATCTACAAAATATAAAAGTCAAAAACTCAGAAGTTATAGCGGAAAGTAAGAGCATGGTTAAGCTCGGAATAATGCTTATGATTTCTATTTTTATTGGAATGACTGTTAAGTATCTAATTAGTATTGGTATAGGCAGAATTGGAAATTTCAAAGATGTTGGACTATATACGGCCGCTACTTCTATTTCTGGGCAATATATAGGATTTATATTAGCAGCACTAGGTGCCGATTATTTTCCAAGATTAGCAGCAGCTCACACTAATGTAAATAAACTGAATAAAGTTGTAAATGATCAGGCTGAAGTAGTTTTATTGTTGGCTACACCTATTCTTATTATTATGATTATTACCGCACCACTAATGATAAGAGTCATATTAACTAAAGAGTTCATGCCTATAGTATCTTTTATTCGGTTTATAGCTTTAGGTTCATTTTTTCAATTATTTTCTTATTGCTTAGGATACATATCATTCGCAAAGAATGATAAACGTACTTATTTGTTTTTAGAAGCGGGTTTTGGAGCTTCATTACATTTGGTAGCGACTCTTGTATGTTACTATATATGGGGTATAGATGGATTTGGCTATGGTTTTGTGATTATTTATGTAATTTACACTTTAGTGATTTCTGTGATTACATTTAAATTGTATCAATTTCGTGTGTTTAAAGAAACATTAAAGTTTTTTACTGTTAATTTTGCATTTATCTTATCTACGTTCTTGCTTTTCTTAATTTGGAATAACGTTATATCTTATTTATTAGGTACCGTTATACTATTCGCTAATATTGCATACTCTTATAAACAATTGAACAAAAAATTGAACATTTTAGAATTTGTAAGATCTAAATTAAAAAAAAGATAA
- a CDS encoding mannose-1-phosphate guanylyltransferase, which translates to MENNNSIIHVVLTGGVGSRLWPLSRKSQPKQYLEIFENKSLFEMTVERNSHLANKVMVVGNVDNHHLSGKVMDKTNTTYLNIVEATPRNTAAAIAFAAFASDPDDVLIITPSDHIIDKMDDYNNAIQEAVSKAKEGFIVTFGIIPTKPETGYGYIESKGDKVVSFREKPNETTAKEFIAKGNFLWNSGMFCFKAGVLLDELKQFQPDVYEKSKAVWEASKEGFLDLELSMQIPSISIDYAVMERSKKIKVVPASFSWSDLGSFESVYDYLILKGHPVDKNGNMVIGSGKHTTFLGLKNTIFVYTDTANLILQKENSQDVKDIYSELEKINSDLLN; encoded by the coding sequence ATGGAAAATAATAATTCAATTATACATGTAGTTTTAACAGGTGGTGTAGGAAGCAGATTATGGCCACTTTCTCGTAAGAGCCAGCCAAAACAATATTTAGAAATATTTGAAAATAAATCTTTATTTGAAATGACTGTTGAACGTAATAGTCATTTAGCAAATAAAGTAATGGTCGTAGGTAATGTCGACAATCATCATTTGAGTGGTAAAGTAATGGATAAAACCAATACAACTTATTTGAATATTGTTGAGGCTACTCCAAGAAATACAGCAGCTGCCATAGCATTTGCGGCTTTTGCATCAGATCCTGATGATGTTTTAATTATAACTCCTTCTGATCATATTATTGATAAAATGGATGATTATAACAATGCTATCCAAGAAGCAGTTTCAAAAGCTAAAGAAGGTTTCATAGTAACATTTGGAATTATACCTACAAAGCCAGAAACAGGTTATGGTTATATTGAATCGAAAGGTGATAAAGTCGTATCATTTCGTGAAAAACCTAATGAAACAACTGCAAAAGAATTTATTGCAAAAGGTAATTTTTTATGGAATAGCGGCATGTTTTGTTTTAAGGCAGGAGTACTGTTAGATGAGTTAAAGCAATTTCAGCCAGATGTTTATGAAAAATCCAAAGCAGTTTGGGAAGCATCGAAAGAAGGATTTTTAGATTTGGAACTATCAATGCAAATTCCGTCCATTAGTATCGATTATGCTGTGATGGAACGCAGTAAAAAAATTAAAGTCGTTCCTGCTTCTTTTTCATGGTCAGATTTAGGTTCTTTTGAATCGGTTTATGATTATTTAATTCTGAAAGGGCATCCAGTTGATAAGAACGGTAATATGGTTATTGGTTCTGGGAAGCACACAACTTTTCTGGGACTAAAAAATACTATTTTTGTTTATACAGATACCGCTAATTTAATTTTGCAAAAAGAAAACTCACAAGATGTAAAAGATATCTATAGTGAATTAGAAAAAATAAATTCAGATTTATTAAATTAA
- a CDS encoding SLBB domain-containing protein gives MKKIIYVLILFLTFLFSFNASAQDILKSKDLSTIKVDYLSDDDLAKISAQLKSNNATIDQVESMALSKGMSQTEFNKLRIKLSEFEKKNSKGNAKDKDNKSKIGTKDSGRKQEEIKNEKVKDSANALIFGSELFDNPTLNFEPDLKLATPMNYVLGPGDELQVSVYGVQEYNASIPVSVEGKITIDYVGQISVSGMSIEAATQKIKAAIARVYSTVSSGQSQVSVSLGRIRTIKVTVVGGKQPGNYSISSLATVYNALHLAGGPGKNGSYRNIELIRYNKVYRNIDIYRFLVKGDQSDNVSLKDNDVIRIPAYSQRVTVEGEVKRPGIFEMKKGEKFSDLLNFSSGFNEFAYTASVNVLQKTGKEFKVHDINESEYSTYQPQSGDVFRVTKILNRFENRIKIEGAVFRPDYYSYTEGMRISDLITRAEGLKEDAYTKRARIIRLKTDLTTEIVNVDLSAALSGDLSADLELKREDIVTVYSILDFREEYKVTIDGEVKNPGEYEYFDNLTLNDLVVQVGGLTGSASKRVEIARMVKSDEIDDADPKRIELVELEITADNNEQIKNFVLKPFDVINIRRMAVYEKPEMVSITGAVSYPGKYVLANKKETVYNVVMRAGGLTSIANLDGMKIKRPIKKEQIEQLERVDLNLSKSDTIKEKLSKKLSEDLKYVTIPVNWEKIVKDKNHYSNVTLFPGDEIDVAVYNEGVKVTGNVLLTSEIPYRSGKGFKYYINSVGGVDSKGWKRKAYIIYPNGKADVTTSFLFFRSYPKVEPDSQIVVPEKPERKKMSAGEWAGLGTAFASLALLIVTAFK, from the coding sequence ATGAAAAAAATAATATACGTTCTTATTCTGTTTCTTACTTTTTTGTTCTCTTTTAATGCAAGTGCACAAGATATTCTTAAATCGAAAGATTTAAGTACAATAAAAGTTGACTATTTATCGGATGATGACTTGGCTAAAATAAGTGCGCAGCTGAAAAGTAATAATGCTACTATTGATCAAGTAGAATCTATGGCACTTTCTAAAGGAATGAGTCAAACAGAATTTAATAAGCTGAGAATTAAACTTAGTGAATTTGAGAAGAAAAATTCTAAAGGGAACGCAAAGGATAAAGATAATAAATCCAAAATAGGAACCAAGGATTCAGGAAGAAAGCAGGAAGAAATTAAAAATGAAAAAGTTAAAGATTCAGCTAATGCCTTAATTTTTGGCTCAGAATTGTTTGACAATCCTACGCTAAATTTTGAACCAGATTTGAAATTAGCAACACCAATGAACTATGTTTTAGGGCCTGGAGATGAATTGCAAGTGAGTGTATATGGAGTTCAGGAATATAATGCAAGCATACCTGTTAGTGTTGAAGGTAAAATTACAATTGATTATGTCGGACAAATTTCTGTGTCAGGGATGTCAATTGAAGCGGCTACTCAAAAAATTAAGGCAGCTATAGCAAGAGTATATAGTACAGTTTCGTCTGGACAATCTCAAGTAAGTGTAAGTTTAGGACGTATTCGTACTATTAAAGTTACCGTTGTTGGAGGTAAACAGCCAGGTAACTACTCTATCTCTTCTTTAGCAACAGTTTATAATGCATTGCATTTGGCTGGAGGACCTGGGAAAAATGGAAGTTACAGAAACATTGAATTAATTAGGTATAATAAAGTTTATAGAAATATTGATATCTACCGCTTTTTAGTAAAGGGAGATCAATCTGACAACGTTAGTTTAAAAGATAATGATGTAATTAGAATTCCTGCTTACAGTCAAAGAGTTACAGTTGAAGGGGAAGTTAAGCGTCCAGGGATTTTTGAAATGAAAAAAGGAGAAAAATTCTCTGATCTATTGAATTTTTCATCCGGATTTAACGAATTTGCATACACTGCATCTGTAAATGTCTTGCAAAAAACGGGTAAAGAATTTAAGGTTCATGATATAAACGAGAGTGAATATAGTACTTATCAACCACAATCCGGAGATGTATTTCGAGTTACTAAAATTCTAAACCGTTTTGAAAATCGTATCAAAATTGAAGGTGCAGTTTTTAGGCCAGATTATTATTCGTACACTGAAGGAATGAGAATTTCTGATCTTATTACAAGAGCAGAAGGCTTGAAAGAGGATGCTTATACCAAAAGAGCAAGAATTATTCGTTTAAAAACAGATTTAACAACAGAAATTGTAAATGTAGATTTAAGTGCAGCGCTTTCTGGGGATTTAAGTGCCGATCTTGAATTGAAAAGAGAAGATATTGTAACGGTTTACTCAATATTAGATTTTAGAGAAGAATATAAAGTAACCATAGATGGAGAAGTAAAAAATCCAGGAGAATATGAATACTTTGATAATTTAACACTTAACGACTTAGTAGTTCAGGTAGGAGGTTTAACTGGTTCAGCTTCTAAAAGAGTTGAAATTGCCAGAATGGTAAAATCTGATGAAATTGATGACGCAGATCCTAAACGCATTGAATTGGTTGAACTGGAAATTACAGCAGATAATAATGAGCAAATAAAAAACTTTGTTTTAAAACCATTCGATGTTATTAATATAAGAAGAATGGCGGTTTATGAAAAACCTGAAATGGTTTCTATTACTGGCGCAGTAAGTTACCCAGGTAAGTACGTTTTAGCGAATAAGAAAGAAACAGTTTATAATGTGGTAATGAGAGCTGGTGGACTAACTTCTATTGCTAATCTAGATGGTATGAAAATCAAACGACCAATTAAAAAAGAACAAATTGAACAATTAGAACGAGTTGATCTAAATTTATCAAAAAGTGATACAATCAAAGAAAAATTAAGCAAAAAATTAAGTGAAGATTTAAAATACGTAACAATTCCTGTGAATTGGGAAAAAATTGTAAAGGATAAAAATCATTATTCGAATGTTACATTATTTCCTGGAGATGAGATAGATGTAGCGGTATATAATGAGGGTGTAAAAGTGACAGGAAATGTATTGTTGACTTCCGAAATACCATATAGAAGTGGAAAAGGTTTTAAATATTATATCAATTCTGTTGGTGGTGTAGATAGTAAGGGATGGAAGAGAAAAGCATATATAATTTATCCAAATGGAAAAGCTGATGTAACAACTTCATTTTTATTTTTCAGATCATATCCTAAGGTTGAGCCAGATTCACAAATTGTTGTTCCAGAGAAGCCTGAGAGAAAAAAAATGAGTGCTGGAGAGTGGGCTGGTCTTGGAACTGCGTTTGCTAGTTTGGCATTGTTAATCGTGACAGCATTTAAATAA
- a CDS encoding acyltransferase produces MTKIHPLSDVQSQYIGENTMIWQYCVILKDAIIGDHCNINCQVFIENDVKIGNYVTIKPGVQIWDGVTLEDHVFIGPNVTFTNDLIPRSKQYPEAFERTIVEKGASIGANATIVAGNIIGEYALIGAGSVVTKNVPPYTVWFGNPAQQKGMIDSKGNITYFKK; encoded by the coding sequence ATGACTAAAATTCATCCTTTATCAGACGTTCAATCACAATACATAGGCGAAAATACTATGATTTGGCAATATTGTGTGATACTTAAGGATGCAATTATTGGAGATCATTGCAATATTAACTGTCAGGTATTTATTGAAAATGATGTCAAAATTGGAAACTATGTAACGATTAAACCAGGTGTGCAAATTTGGGATGGTGTTACTTTAGAAGATCATGTTTTTATAGGCCCAAATGTTACTTTTACAAATGATTTGATACCTCGGTCAAAACAATACCCCGAAGCCTTCGAAAGAACTATAGTAGAAAAGGGAGCTTCTATTGGAGCCAATGCCACAATAGTGGCTGGAAATATCATAGGAGAATATGCTTTAATTGGCGCAGGTAGTGTGGTTACAAAAAATGTGCCTCCATATACAGTATGGTTCGGAAATCCAGCACAACAAAAAGGAATGATAGATAGTAAGGGAAATATTACCTACTTTAAGAAATGA
- a CDS encoding FdtA/QdtA family cupin domain-containing protein gives MKQKIINFPKIYDPRGNLTFLQYPDQIPFEIKRSFWTYDVPGGEIRGGHAYKNQKEIIVALSGSFDVIITNPDGSTEKISLNRSYYGLYLPAKTWRHMENFSTNSLALHVSSEAFSHNDYIRDFEEFKRELENE, from the coding sequence ATGAAGCAAAAAATAATAAATTTCCCTAAGATTTATGATCCAAGAGGGAATCTTACATTTTTACAATACCCAGATCAAATTCCATTTGAGATAAAAAGATCATTTTGGACTTATGATGTGCCTGGAGGTGAAATTAGGGGTGGGCATGCATATAAAAATCAAAAAGAAATTATTGTTGCTCTAAGCGGAAGTTTTGACGTAATAATTACTAATCCCGATGGCTCAACTGAGAAAATTTCATTGAATAGAAGTTATTACGGATTATATCTTCCTGCAAAAACTTGGAGACATATGGAAAATTTTTCAACCAATTCTTTGGCATTACACGTCTCAAGCGAAGCCTTTTCCCATAATGATTATATTAGAGATTTTGAGGAATTTAAACGAGAGTTAGAAAATGAGTAA
- a CDS encoding Wzz/FepE/Etk N-terminal domain-containing protein, whose protein sequence is MEDKRSENEEISLKELIGRIRYLAVYLSSKWIPIVLAVIVGAGLGLAYSYIKKPVYTATLSFALEDEKGSGGLGGALGLASSFGLDLGGSGGGIFTGSNLTELFKSRTMVEKTLLSPVKLNGKEISLAEMYIQNNEWRKAWTEKPFLNNIQFLPNDDRQKFTRVQDSILGIMYDNLSKTGLSVGQKDKKISIINIDVSSTNELFSKYFCEALAKQVGTFYIETKSKKARMNMAILERQVDSIRRELNGAITGVAVANDNTFNLNPALNVRRAPSARRQVDVQANTAILTELVKQSELAKVTLRKETPLIQVIDKPILPLPKEKFGKLKGLILGGILAGFLVSVVLICRKVIGHLLN, encoded by the coding sequence ATGGAAGACAAAAGAAGTGAAAACGAAGAAATTTCTTTAAAAGAATTGATAGGAAGAATAAGGTATTTAGCTGTCTATTTGAGTTCAAAATGGATACCCATTGTTTTAGCAGTTATTGTTGGAGCAGGTTTAGGATTGGCATATTCTTATATTAAAAAGCCTGTTTATACTGCTACATTATCCTTTGCTTTAGAAGATGAAAAAGGAAGTGGTGGATTAGGAGGCGCTTTAGGTCTAGCTAGTTCTTTCGGTTTAGATTTGGGAGGAAGTGGTGGTGGAATATTTACCGGTTCAAATTTAACAGAGCTCTTTAAGTCAAGAACAATGGTTGAGAAAACGCTTTTGTCTCCAGTTAAGTTGAATGGAAAGGAGATTTCTCTAGCTGAAATGTATATTCAGAATAATGAATGGCGTAAGGCTTGGACAGAAAAGCCTTTTTTAAATAATATTCAATTTTTACCTAATGATGATCGCCAGAAATTTACAAGAGTTCAAGATAGTATTTTGGGTATAATGTATGATAATTTATCTAAAACTGGTTTATCAGTTGGTCAAAAGGACAAAAAAATATCAATTATAAATATAGATGTGTCTTCAACCAACGAGTTATTCTCAAAATATTTTTGTGAAGCTTTGGCTAAACAGGTAGGAACATTTTATATAGAAACTAAAAGTAAAAAAGCCAGAATGAACATGGCTATTTTAGAACGTCAAGTTGATTCTATTCGCAGAGAATTGAATGGTGCAATTACTGGAGTAGCAGTTGCAAATGACAATACTTTTAATTTAAATCCTGCATTGAATGTTCGAAGAGCACCATCGGCGAGAAGACAGGTTGATGTTCAAGCTAACACAGCAATATTGACAGAATTAGTTAAACAATCTGAATTAGCGAAAGTTACTTTGCGTAAAGAAACACCTTTAATTCAAGTTATTGATAAGCCTATTTTACCATTGCCTAAAGAGAAATTTGGGAAGCTAAAGGGATTAATCTTAGGAGGGATTTTGGCTGGGTTTTTAGTATCGGTGGTTTTAATTTGTAGGAAAGTGATTGGCCACCTATTAAATTAA
- a CDS encoding DegT/DnrJ/EryC1/StrS family aminotransferase, with protein sequence MIKFLDLQKINLAHQKEIEERLLNTFRSGWYLLGNEVKAFEDNLATFIGVNHAIGVANGLDALRLILRAYIELGVMKKGDEIIVPANTYIASVLAISENGLVPVFVEPDIDTYNIDVAKIEEKLNKNTKGILIVHLYGRVIFSEQLQDLAKKHNLKIIEDNAQSIGSKWKGKRTGSLGDAAGFSFYPGKNLGALGDAGAVTTNDELLAKTIRALANYGSNQKYINIYQGLNSRLDEIQATVLDVKLKYIDADNSRRREIANKYISGIKAANIKLPSLPDTAEEHVWHLFVIRTNEREKITDYLNDKNIQTLVHYPIPPHKQEAYSELNHLSYPITEQIHDEVLSLPISPVMSDEEVEYVIAELNNI encoded by the coding sequence ATGATTAAATTTCTTGATTTACAAAAAATAAATCTTGCCCACCAAAAAGAAATAGAAGAAAGATTATTGAATACTTTTCGTTCAGGATGGTATTTGTTGGGAAATGAAGTAAAAGCTTTTGAAGACAATTTGGCAACATTTATCGGCGTTAATCACGCGATAGGTGTGGCAAATGGCTTAGACGCTTTAAGATTGATTCTAAGAGCATACATTGAACTTGGAGTTATGAAAAAAGGGGATGAAATTATAGTTCCTGCAAATACCTATATTGCCTCAGTATTGGCAATTTCAGAAAATGGTCTTGTACCTGTTTTTGTCGAGCCAGATATTGATACTTATAATATTGATGTTGCAAAAATAGAAGAAAAATTAAATAAGAATACTAAAGGAATTCTTATTGTACACTTGTATGGTCGTGTGATTTTTTCTGAGCAATTGCAAGATCTTGCGAAAAAACATAATTTGAAAATTATCGAAGATAACGCGCAGTCTATAGGATCAAAATGGAAAGGAAAGAGAACAGGTAGTTTAGGAGATGCTGCGGGTTTTAGTTTCTACCCAGGTAAAAATTTAGGAGCACTTGGAGATGCAGGTGCAGTAACGACAAATGATGAATTGCTAGCAAAGACAATTCGTGCATTGGCTAATTACGGATCTAATCAGAAATATATCAATATCTATCAAGGTTTAAATTCGAGATTAGATGAAATTCAAGCTACTGTTTTAGATGTAAAGCTAAAATATATTGATGCAGATAATTCTAGAAGAAGGGAAATAGCTAATAAATATATTTCAGGTATAAAAGCAGCAAATATTAAGCTTCCATCACTACCAGATACTGCAGAAGAGCATGTTTGGCATCTGTTTGTTATACGTACAAATGAAAGAGAAAAAATTACGGATTACCTTAATGATAAAAATATCCAAACTTTGGTTCATTATCCTATTCCTCCGCATAAACAGGAAGCATATAGCGAATTAAATCATCTAAGTTATCCAATTACTGAGCAAATTCACGATGAAGTTTTAAGCTTACCTATAAGTCCTGTAATGAGTGATGAAGAGGTAGAATATGTGATTGCAGAACTAAATAATATATAG
- the rfbB gene encoding dTDP-glucose 4,6-dehydratase, whose translation MKKILITGGAGFIGSHVVRRFVNKYPDYQIFNLDALTYAGNLENIKDIEDKSNYTFVKGDIVDENFINNLFTTHNFDGVLHLAAESHVDRSIEDPLAFVKTNVIGTMNLLNAAKNQWKDNFEGKRFYHISTDEVYGSLGADGLFTETTPYDPNSPYSASKASSDHFVRAYGETYGLPYVLTNCSNNYGSYHFPEKLIPLFINNIINNKPLPVYGDGNYTRDWLFVEDHAIAIDLVFHQGKNHETYNIGGFNEWKNIDLVKLLCQIMDQKLEREPGTSQNLITYVKDRPGHDLRYAIDASKINKELGWKPSVTFEQGLEKTINWYLNNEEWLQNVTSGSYKEYYEKQYS comes from the coding sequence ATGAAAAAAATTCTTATAACTGGCGGCGCTGGTTTTATTGGTTCTCATGTAGTAAGACGTTTTGTTAATAAATATCCAGATTATCAAATCTTTAATTTGGATGCCTTGACTTATGCTGGGAATCTGGAGAATATAAAGGATATTGAAGATAAATCAAATTATACTTTCGTAAAAGGAGATATTGTAGACGAAAATTTTATAAACAATCTTTTTACAACACATAATTTTGATGGTGTTCTGCACTTGGCCGCAGAATCTCATGTTGACCGCTCTATAGAAGATCCATTAGCTTTTGTGAAAACTAATGTTATTGGAACCATGAATTTATTAAATGCAGCTAAAAATCAATGGAAAGATAATTTTGAAGGAAAAAGATTTTATCACATTAGTACAGATGAAGTATATGGTTCATTAGGAGCCGACGGACTTTTTACAGAAACAACTCCTTACGATCCAAATTCACCGTATTCAGCATCAAAAGCTAGCTCGGATCATTTTGTGCGCGCTTATGGAGAAACTTATGGCTTACCATATGTCTTGACAAATTGCTCAAACAATTATGGTTCATATCATTTTCCTGAAAAACTAATACCGCTTTTTATAAATAATATTATTAATAATAAACCTTTGCCAGTTTACGGAGACGGAAATTACACTCGTGATTGGTTGTTTGTAGAAGATCATGCAATTGCTATAGATTTAGTTTTTCACCAAGGGAAAAATCACGAAACTTATAATATTGGGGGATTTAACGAATGGAAAAATATTGATTTGGTTAAATTATTATGCCAGATTATGGATCAAAAATTAGAAAGAGAACCTGGAACATCCCAAAATTTAATTACATACGTGAAAGACAGACCTGGTCACGATTTAAGATATGCTATCGATGCTTCAAAAATAAATAAAGAGCTAGGATGGAAGCCATCTGTAACTTTTGAACAAGGTTTGGAAAAAACTATAAATTGGTATCTTAATAATGAAGAGTGGCTGCAGAATGTAACATCTGGCTCTTATAAGGAATACTATGAAAAACAATATTCATAA
- a CDS encoding CatB-related O-acetyltransferase, with product MKSLLRKIYRTFIPAPKKKISGSATIDNCEINDFVKISQHSYFYNSSIQSYTYFAGFNSVMNASVGKFCSIGDFSIIGAGNHPVDFISTSPIFYSPHAQCGITFSDDTYFDEMKKTTIGNDVWIGAYSIVMSGVKIGDGAIIASGSFVNKDVEPYSIVGGTPAKLIRKRFDDVEINKLLKLKWWDKPEHWLRENFKLFHDKANLHQFF from the coding sequence ATGAAAAGTCTTTTAAGAAAAATCTACAGAACTTTTATTCCAGCACCTAAGAAAAAAATTAGTGGTAGTGCTACAATTGATAATTGTGAAATTAATGATTTTGTAAAGATATCTCAACATTCTTATTTCTACAATTCAAGTATTCAGTCTTACACCTATTTTGCGGGATTTAATAGTGTGATGAATGCCTCTGTTGGAAAGTTTTGTTCTATTGGAGATTTCAGTATAATTGGCGCAGGGAATCATCCAGTAGATTTTATTTCAACTAGTCCAATTTTTTATTCTCCTCATGCACAATGTGGTATTACATTTTCTGATGATACATATTTTGATGAAATGAAAAAAACTACTATAGGAAATGATGTATGGATAGGGGCTTACTCTATTGTAATGAGTGGGGTAAAGATTGGAGATGGTGCTATTATTGCTTCAGGTTCTTTTGTAAATAAAGATGTTGAACCTTATTCCATTGTAGGTGGTACACCAGCAAAACTAATACGTAAGAGGTTTGATGACGTTGAAATAAACAAATTACTGAAATTGAAATGGTGGGATAAACCTGAGCATTGGCTAAGAGAAAACTTTAAGTTATTTCATGATAAAGCTAATTTACATCAATTTTTTTAA
- a CDS encoding FdtA/QdtA family cupin domain-containing protein, translating into MSNRKTVFDCNLLYLEQKGDRNGHITAINNSIEIPFDIKRIFYLYDIPGGESRGAHAHKECHQFLVAASGSFEVLLDDGVTKRQVLLNRSDLGLHIPPGIWASEINFSSGSICLVLASHTYYEKDYIRDYQDFLNYIREND; encoded by the coding sequence ATGAGTAATAGAAAAACTGTTTTCGATTGCAATCTATTGTACCTGGAGCAGAAAGGAGATAGAAATGGACATATAACAGCTATTAATAATAGTATTGAAATTCCTTTTGATATAAAAAGGATTTTTTACTTATACGATATTCCTGGTGGAGAATCTCGTGGAGCTCATGCACACAAGGAATGTCATCAATTTTTGGTTGCAGCTAGTGGTAGTTTTGAAGTCTTGTTAGATGATGGGGTAACGAAGAGGCAGGTACTTTTAAATAGATCTGATTTAGGATTACATATTCCTCCTGGTATTTGGGCTTCCGAAATTAATTTTTCTTCTGGATCAATATGTTTGGTTTTAGCTTCACACACATACTATGAAAAAGATTATATTAGAGATTATCAAGATTTCTTAAATTACATAAGAGAAAATGACTAA